From a single Populus nigra chromosome 18, ddPopNigr1.1, whole genome shotgun sequence genomic region:
- the LOC133678454 gene encoding protein indeterminate-domain 14-like, protein MEEGYQKELQLLPSQLSIAASSSSSSLMSSRPMDSSLRYRPAASDHHQHHQFGGPSLDLQLSISVGPIQGPSNCVLTGPICDFSDAKTDTSCVETLKWQAAEQIKLAAIEKAYAERVRELTRREMELAQSEFAKARHMWQRAREEVEKAESMKEKATRKIDSTCMEITCQSCRQRLKP, encoded by the coding sequence atggaAGAGGGCTATCAAAAGGAGCTTCAGCTTCTCCCCTCACAGCTTTCCATAGCCGCTTCCTCCTCCTCATCTTCTCTAATGTCATCGCGGCCGATGGATTCTTCATTGAGGTACAGACCAGCGGCGTCcgatcatcatcaacatcatcagTTTGGAGGGCCATCGCTAGACTTGCAATTATCGATAAGTGTTGGGCCAATCCAGGGACCATCTAACTGTGTTTTAACAGGTCCCATTTGTGATTTCAGCGATGCGAAAACGGATACGAGCTGCGTTGAAACCTTGAAATGGCAGGCTGCTGAGCAGATTAAATTGGCAGCTATTGAAAAGGCTTATGCAGAGCGAGTAAGGGAGCTTACAAGGAGGGAGATGGAGTTGGCGCAGTCTGAGTTTGCAAAGGCAAGGCATATGTGGCAGAGGGCTAGAGAGGAAGTGGAAAAGGCAGAGAGTATGAAAGAGAAAGCTACAAGGAAGATAGATTCTACGTGCATGGAGATCACCTGCCAGTCTTGCAGGCAAAGGCTCAAACCCTGA
- the LOC133677999 gene encoding TITAN-like protein translates to MNQKMKTNNEKKKNMEFEFCKACNLNHDQGQNHKYFPNHKKSLSNFLSRFQTKLADIRFFLKNPTILRPELASRNRIWCVFCDFDIHETGSSFACAKAISHLASEEHLKKLKHFMWKYGGGMDRVDTFRISEADAAKWEKKCEALRNDASSYSDGSRGMQVRPSNDIRDELSHENINSFENNSLDNVNLNISNGVMPLQYYTNEYQISNSGFSAARNAGPSMYGAVSTLPVGARSATSLCNSNDTTGNWSSQHSVPYNSINCASNPVNGELCQVYQDERIGHGVSSLQDLQNIPQVPAIAPQLAGGTQVPALTPQMAGGNVHTGAPPPWFEGTDTNQLNFQLTLSNKSMSISNKSGKSHKLNPKRVGAAWAERRKIEMEMEKRGEAVKSDYNANWLPNFGRVWQSGSRKESRKEFEKEKQKLSSVEIDTEMPIMIQPYISKRMRKDAGK, encoded by the exons ATGAACCAGAAGATGAAGACTAAcaatgagaagaagaaaaacatggagTTCGAATTCTGCAAAGCATGTAATTTGAATCACGATCAAGGCCAAAACCACAAGTACTTTCCAAACCACAAAAAATCACTCTCTAATTTCCTCTCTCGTTTCCAAACCAAACTCGCCGACATTCGCTTCTTTCTCAAAAACCCTACCATTCTCCGCCCTGAACTCGCCTCTCGCAATCGCATCTGGTGCGTCTTCTGCGATTTCGATATCCACGAAACTGGCAGCTCCTTCGCATg tgcTAAGGCGATTAGTCACTTGGCGAGTGAGGAAcatttgaagaaattgaagcaCTTTATGTGGAAATACGGTGGTGGAATGGATCGTGTCGATACTTTTCGGATTTCGGAAGCTGATGCAGCTAAG TGGGAGAAGAAGTGTGAAGCTTTGAGGAATGATGCGTCATCATATAGTGATGGATCACGAGGGATGCAAGTCAGACCTTCAAATGATATCCGCGATGAACTCAgccatgaaaatataaatagctTTGAGAATAATAGTTTGGATAATGttaatttgaatatttcaaATGGTGTTATGCCTTTACAGTATTATACGAATGAGTATCAGATATCCAATTCAGGATTCTCTGCAGCTAGGAATGCTGGACCATCCATGTATGGTGCTGTATCCACTTTGCCTGTGGGCGCACGTTCTGCTACAAGTTTATGCAATTCAAACGATACAACGG GTAATTGGAGTAGCCAACATTCTGTCCCTTATAACAGTATAAACTGTGCATCTAATCCTGTAAATGGAGAG CTGTGCCAGGTTTATCAGGATGAGAGAATTGGACATGGAGTGAGCAGTTTACAGG ATTTGCAGAATATCCCTCAAGTTCCTGCTATTGCTCCACAATTGGCTGGAGGCACTCAAGTGCCTGCCTTGACCCCACAAATGGCTGGAGGAAATGTGCATACTGGAGCTCCTCCACCGTGGTTTGAAGGAACTGATACAAAtcaactaaattttcaactaacACTTTCTAATAAATCTATGTCGATTTCAAATAAATCTGGGAAATCACATAAATTGAACCCAAAAAGGGTAGGAGCTGCTTGGGCAGAAAGGAGAAAGATTGAGATGGAGATGGAGAAGAGAGGAGAGGCTGTCAAGAGTGATTACAATGCTAACTGGCTTCCCAATTTTGGTAGAGTTTGGCAGTCTGGGAGCCGAAAGGAGTCTAGAAAAGAATTTGAGAAggagaaacaaaaattatccaGTGTTGAGATTGATACTGAGATGCCAATTATGATACAGCCATATATCAGCAAACGGATG AGGAAGGATGCAGGTAAATGA
- the LOC133678508 gene encoding uncharacterized protein LOC133678508, with protein MGRNNEGEVLYSAGSKVSNLYSARMEGQKKKSLLASITKPGVENSRPSSMVVKKAHTVVPAHILAEAISTIRGLDLRWSGPITTTEMQYVEQYVLAKYPQYAGFIGEKVDLSTLCINEEISEPSPDDKNKSPRASPREVSIPSMGSNHPDLDRTQLEPSRLLDILTEKSSFPGSFVSIPEIQAQHKVLRHCGLLDNEYLVLFTQNYKDAMMLVGESYPFFRGKFYMTAIGEEMDYVKEFASYKESKVIPTPESWLDLRIKGSQLSQYFRRKCKHSPKGLFSYPADVHGTRYSMHWVSEAHRNSWHVLLDATALVVGKDRLNLALHRPDFVLCSPDNTPTNPSTITCLLVRKRSFDTTTASS; from the exons ATGGGTAGGAACAATGAAGGAGAGGTTCTTTACAGTGCAGGATCTAAGGTAAGTAACTTGTACTCT GCCAGGATGGAAggtcaaaagaaaaaatctcttCTTGCATCTATAACCAAACCTGGAGTCGAAAATAGCAGACCAAGCAGTATGGTTGTGAAG AAAGCACATACCGTAGTTCCTGCACATATCTTGGCAGAAGCCATATCAACAATTCGTGGTCTTGACCTCAGATGGTCAGGTCCGATAACAACAACAGAAATGCAATATGTTGAGCAGTATGTCTTGGCGAAATACCCCCAATACGCTGGCTTTATCGGAGAGAAGGTTGATCTATCTACTCTTTGTATCAACGAGGAGATTTCAGAGCCTTCACCTGACGACAAGAATAAGTCACCAAGGGCTAGTCCGAGAGAGGTCTCCATACCATCCATGGGAAGCAATCACCCTGACTTGGATAGAACCCAGTTAGAGCCATCAAGACTGCTTGATATTCTCACAGAGAAATCCTCATTTCCAGGGAGTTTCGTATCAATACCTGAAATTCAAGCTCAGCACAAAGTTCTGAGGCACTGTGGATTACTCGATAATGAGTATCTTGTCCTGTTCACTCAAAACTACAAAGATGCAATGATGTTAGTAGGGGAGAGCTACCCTTTCTTCAGAGGGAAATTCTACATGACTGCTATCGGGGAAGAAATGGATTATGTAAAGGAATTCGCCAGTTACAAGGAATCAAAAGTGATCCCGACACCAGAGAGTTGGTTGGATTTGAGAATCAAGGGATCACAGCTCAGCCAGTATTTTAGAAGGAAGTGTAAGCACAGCCCTAAGGGGCTATTCTCATACCCAGCTGATGTGCATGGAACTCGTTATTCGATGCATTGGGTATCAGAAGCCCATCGGAACTCATGGCATGTTCTGCTGGACGCAACTGCACTTGTTGTGGGAAAGGATAGGTTGAATCTTGCACTTCACAGACCTGACTTTGTGCTGTGCAGCCCTGACAATACCCCTACTAATCCTTCAACAATCACATGCCTTCTTGTTAGGAAGAGATCTTTTGATACAACAACAGCTTCTTCTTAG